From the genome of Scytonema hofmannii PCC 7110, one region includes:
- a CDS encoding cytochrome c oxidase subunit II, with the protein MKTRNILLLSACALALTAASLWIGQQAYSWLPPQAAVESRLFDELFSFLVTLGAFIFLGVTSTLMYSVLFHRAERYDTSDGPPIEGNVTLEVIWTAIPVLLVFWIAGYSYQIYEQMGIQGPMEAVHVHMPIGIESAYAAPVNKDTKNTNAIPVEDIEVDAKQWAWVFRYPETGVTSTELHLPVNHRIRLAMQSEDVLHGFYIPAFRVKQDIIPQRKIDFEFTPIRPGKYSLTDSEFSGTYFATMQADVVVESLEDYKKWLAKAAMHKPSPASNQAASEYAQALKAPVKAGWTTVVPAQPPLVNYSDQ; encoded by the coding sequence ATGAAAACCCGAAATATTTTGCTCCTGAGTGCGTGTGCTCTCGCCTTAACTGCTGCTAGTCTTTGGATAGGACAACAGGCATATTCCTGGCTACCCCCTCAAGCGGCAGTAGAATCGCGACTCTTTGATGAATTATTTAGCTTCTTGGTAACATTAGGAGCATTTATCTTCCTTGGAGTCACAAGCACACTGATGTATTCAGTTCTTTTCCATCGAGCTGAGAGGTACGATACAAGCGATGGTCCTCCTATTGAAGGAAATGTAACCTTGGAAGTTATTTGGACGGCAATTCCTGTATTGCTAGTATTTTGGATTGCTGGATACAGCTACCAAATTTATGAGCAAATGGGAATTCAAGGACCCATGGAGGCTGTTCACGTGCATATGCCAATCGGGATAGAATCAGCATATGCTGCACCAGTCAACAAGGACACAAAAAATACGAATGCGATACCAGTTGAAGACATCGAAGTCGATGCCAAACAGTGGGCTTGGGTTTTTCGGTATCCAGAAACAGGAGTTACCAGTACCGAACTGCACTTACCCGTAAATCATCGCATTCGTTTAGCAATGCAGTCAGAAGATGTTCTCCACGGCTTTTATATTCCTGCTTTTCGAGTCAAGCAAGATATTATTCCTCAGCGCAAAATTGATTTTGAGTTCACACCTATTCGCCCAGGTAAATATAGCTTGACAGATTCCGAATTTAGCGGTACATACTTTGCAACCATGCAGGCAGATGTCGTGGTTGAATCCTTAGAAGACTACAAAAAGTGGCTTGCAAAAGCAGCAATGCACAAACCATCTCCTGCAAGCAATCAAGCAGCATCCGAGTATGCTCAAGCACTAAAAGCGCCAGTGAAAGCAGGTTGGACAACAGTAGTCCCCGCACAACCACCTCTAGTCAATTACAGTGACCAGTGA
- a CDS encoding mechanosensitive ion channel family protein, with product MNIVIILVEVGFVVFIFSLFNWLIGITCKQIVKISWLNERTEKIATLRRNISRFLIFLCVVLCLLLIGVNGVVIYRGDNVKEFQLNLIQSIPTEFWVNLVTASLKTVSLLMLVNWSIPLLHRAIDWVCVVAQKFDQIKANDDSTEAFFRVLKRIITNSIWILSAILCSQFLYFPEVVEKYLYIALKIYIIVSVGLLIVKAVSTIIDTLDALSLKYSNSNNLLRFYEHFRHLIPLFKKCLEYVLYISMVTLIVPQIEFIAWISVYTSIIIQIIGIFFLSNVLIEVANFILEEFYIRISDLNDLQKQRRMTLIPLMRSFVKYLIYFSAGVTVLKLIGIDATPILAGAGIVSIAIGFGAQNLINDVVCGFFILFENYYLVGDYVEAGKIEERCVEGIVEAIELRTTHIRHPDGQLQIIRNGDIGSIINYSKQYIYAKVEVGVSYNSNLDRVYKVIERVGQQLKDDYQDVLEATQVAGLEKFGEHNLLLLTRTKVKPGKHLHIQRVLRKILKETFSQEEIEIYGFSKDR from the coding sequence ATGAATATAGTAATTATATTAGTTGAAGTCGGTTTTGTGGTATTCATTTTCTCCCTGTTTAACTGGCTGATTGGAATAACCTGCAAGCAGATTGTTAAAATTTCTTGGCTGAATGAGAGAACTGAGAAGATCGCCACCCTGCGCCGGAATATCAGCAGATTTTTGATTTTTCTTTGTGTGGTGCTGTGTCTTCTGCTGATAGGTGTCAATGGGGTGGTAATTTATCGAGGTGACAATGTAAAGGAATTTCAACTCAACTTAATTCAAAGTATTCCTACCGAATTCTGGGTAAATCTTGTCACGGCAAGCTTAAAAACTGTTAGCCTACTCATGTTGGTTAACTGGAGCATACCATTGTTACACCGGGCTATAGACTGGGTTTGCGTTGTGGCTCAGAAATTCGATCAAATTAAGGCTAATGATGACAGCACCGAGGCTTTTTTTAGGGTTTTAAAAAGAATTATTACTAACAGCATCTGGATCTTATCTGCCATCCTATGCTCTCAATTTCTCTATTTTCCAGAAGTCGTTGAAAAATATCTTTACATTGCCTTAAAAATTTATATCATTGTCTCAGTTGGTTTACTCATTGTCAAAGCTGTTTCTACCATCATCGACACCCTTGATGCTCTCAGTCTTAAATACTCCAATTCTAACAATCTGCTGCGTTTTTACGAGCATTTTCGCCACCTGATCCCACTCTTCAAAAAATGTCTGGAATACGTTCTCTATATTAGCATGGTAACTCTTATTGTTCCACAAATAGAGTTTATCGCTTGGATAAGTGTTTATACTTCTATCATCATTCAGATTATTGGTATTTTCTTTCTCAGCAATGTTTTGATTGAAGTCGCCAACTTCATTCTTGAGGAGTTCTACATCAGAATTTCAGATTTAAATGATTTACAGAAACAGAGACGAATGACGCTCATCCCCTTAATGCGGAGTTTTGTCAAATATCTCATCTACTTCAGCGCTGGAGTTACTGTCCTCAAGCTTATTGGCATTGATGCCACGCCTATCTTAGCAGGTGCAGGGATTGTAAGTATAGCAATTGGTTTTGGGGCACAAAACCTCATTAATGATGTCGTTTGTGGATTTTTTATCCTGTTTGAAAATTATTACTTGGTGGGTGATTATGTTGAAGCTGGGAAAATTGAAGAGAGATGCGTTGAGGGAATTGTGGAGGCTATTGAGTTGAGAACTACTCACATCCGACATCCCGATGGTCAATTACAGATTATTCGCAATGGCGATATTGGATCGATTATCAACTACTCTAAGCAGTACATTTATGCAAAAGTGGAAGTTGGCGTTTCCTATAACTCTAATTTAGATCGTGTATACAAGGTTATTGAGAGGGTAGGACAGCAGTTAAAAGATGATTACCAGGATGTCCTGGAAGCCACGCAGGTAGCTGGATTAGAAAAATTTGGGGAGCATAACCTGTTACTTCTCACGCGGACAAAGGTCAAGCCTGGAAAACACCTTCATATCCAGCGTGTTCTCCGCAAGATATTAAAGGAAACCTTTAGCCAGGAAGAGATTGAAATTTACGGTTTCTCCAAAGATAGATAG
- a CDS encoding DUF2231 domain-containing protein: MNPEVIDQLKTQLGANGLPYAIPIHPNLVHLTLGLFILGVVFDFIGVLFPLQKPIFKFLAIPVIRSNFFDAGWYNMLASAVITFFTVAAGFYEILLAEPATHVKSAWGLQAIDTMLWHGVGGVFLLSLIVGMTIWRGFQRFIWRKDDSQEVQWTYLLSGLFLMSLMYVHGTLGAHLAAEFGVHNTADMLLRLGKDPNLLLK; this comes from the coding sequence ATGAATCCTGAAGTGATTGACCAATTAAAAACTCAGCTTGGGGCAAATGGTTTACCCTATGCCATACCCATTCATCCAAACTTAGTCCATCTCACTCTAGGTTTGTTCATTCTTGGAGTTGTCTTTGATTTTATTGGTGTGTTGTTTCCTTTACAAAAACCAATCTTCAAGTTTTTGGCAATTCCTGTGATACGTTCCAACTTCTTTGATGCTGGCTGGTACAATATGCTGGCTTCAGCAGTCATCACATTTTTTACGGTAGCAGCAGGTTTTTATGAAATCCTGCTGGCAGAACCAGCCACTCATGTGAAGAGTGCTTGGGGATTACAAGCGATAGACACAATGCTTTGGCATGGTGTAGGTGGTGTTTTTCTTCTGTCATTAATTGTCGGTATGACTATCTGGAGAGGATTTCAGCGCTTCATTTGGCGCAAGGACGATAGCCAAGAAGTGCAGTGGACATATTTACTCTCCGGGCTGTTCCTCATGTCCCTCATGTACGTTCACGGAACGCTAGGAGCACACCTAGCTGCTGAGTTTGGGGTTCACAACACCGCCGATATGTTATTGCGATTGGGCAAAGACCCTAACTTACTACTCAAATAG
- a CDS encoding DUF2231 domain-containing protein produces the protein MLAYLPLLNDHNLPYPDTMHPIVVHFVIAMVLFAFLCDVVGYFTRNHRLFEVSWWNMFFATISIFVAIIFGQFEAGLAEPYNAARPILNIHTIIGWSLSGILAVITAWRYVIRARTPYKVPIYYLAAALLLTVLVGIQVYFGDELVWVYGLHTVPVVEAMKEGLLQ, from the coding sequence ATGCTGGCGTATCTTCCACTTTTGAATGACCATAACTTACCGTATCCCGATACAATGCATCCCATCGTTGTCCACTTCGTAATCGCGATGGTGTTGTTTGCCTTTTTGTGCGATGTCGTTGGATACTTTACCCGCAACCACCGTCTTTTTGAAGTGAGTTGGTGGAATATGTTTTTCGCTACAATTTCCATCTTCGTTGCCATCATTTTTGGTCAGTTTGAAGCAGGTTTGGCAGAACCTTATAATGCAGCTCGACCAATCCTAAATATACACACCATCATTGGTTGGTCGCTTTCTGGAATTCTGGCTGTCATCACAGCTTGGCGTTATGTAATTCGTGCTCGCACTCCATACAAAGTGCCAATTTATTATCTAGCAGCAGCTTTGTTATTAACTGTTTTAGTAGGCATACAGGTGTATTTCGGAGATGAACTGGTTTGGGTTTATGGACTACATACTGTACCAGTTGTTGAAGCCATGAAGGAGGGCTTACTACAATGA